The genomic segment AGGGCGGTGGTGGGTGACGGGTGGGGCAGTCTGTCAGCCGAAGGCTTCCGTTGAGGGTGGTGGTGGGTGACGGGCGGGACTCGGCCGTCAGCCGGCCACCGCCGTGCCGAGGCACGCCCGGGTCCCGGCGCGGACGGTGCCGGCGTCGTGCATCGGCATCTCGGTCAGTCCCGGGAAGTAGACGTGCAGGCTGACGGCCGGGACGAGGGCGTCGTTGACCACCTCGTGGACGTACCCGGGGGCGAAGACACGCTGCGCCCCGGACCCGAGCACGCGCGGCGCACTGCCCGAGCGTTCGGTCAACTCGCCCCGGAGAACGGTCAGCACACCCGAGGAGGGTCCGTGGCCGTGTGCACCGCTGCCCTGCCCGGGGAGCCAGCTGAGCAGCCAGACCTCGTATCCGGGGCCGGTGCGCAGCCGGTGGTACCAGCGGCTCGTGGCGTCGTACTGGACGAGCGGCGCCCACGAGGCGGGGTCGTCGGCGACGGCGCGGGCGAGTCCGGCGAACTCGGCGACCGTGGCGGGGTGCGCGGGCGCGGGCGGCAGGAGGTGGGGGACGGCGAGCGGGTCGCCGGCGATCTGGACGTCGCTGTTCATGGGATGTCGGGTTCCTCGGCGTAAGGAGAGCTGACGGGCTGGGGCGAGGGCGATCAGCGGTGCGGGCGAATCAGCGGTGAGGACCCGCCCTGCCGGCCGTCGGCGTCCGCCGGTGGCCCGGGCCGGCGGTCAGGAACGGCCGGGGGGAACGGCGGGAGCGAGCGGCGGGGTCGGTCCGCGGCGGTGACGCGCGGTGGGGATCAACAGCCGGAACGCGGTGGCGGTCAACAGCCGGAACAGCCACAACAGCAGCGACGGGCGCCCGGGGCACAGCGGAGCGCGACACCGCACGAGAGGCGGGAGCGGGTCCGGGAGGGCGCGAGGGTCACTGGCATGGCACCCAGAAGACCCGGTGTGCTCCTTCCTTGTCAACCTGGGGCCCGCTGTGGAGGCGAGGGTTCACCTCTTCCGGCGACTCGGCACGGTGAAAGGTTTGTGCACCCCGATTCGGGGACACACGGCGCAGCAGTCGCCGGGGCGCCGCCGTTGTGCTTCTGTGATCCGACTGTGATCAGCTTCGTCCCGCGGAGCCGGAAGGGCAACGGGACGGCGGGCGCCGGCGTCTCTTCTGCGGAGGGGGTGATCACGTGCGGGCGCGGCGAACTGTCATGCTTTAGGACGATTTGAACACTTTCC from the Streptomyces xinghaiensis S187 genome contains:
- a CDS encoding cysteine dioxygenase, encoding MNSDVQIAGDPLAVPHLLPPAPAHPATVAEFAGLARAVADDPASWAPLVQYDATSRWYHRLRTGPGYEVWLLSWLPGQGSGAHGHGPSSGVLTVLRGELTERSGSAPRVLGSGAQRVFAPGYVHEVVNDALVPAVSLHVYFPGLTEMPMHDAGTVRAGTRACLGTAVAG